Proteins co-encoded in one Epinephelus moara isolate mb chromosome 11, YSFRI_EMoa_1.0, whole genome shotgun sequence genomic window:
- the LOC126398094 gene encoding uncharacterized protein LOC126398094, with the protein MSPITVKNSHHVVIHAGSIALAVIAQVSTGIFFNLAQDSNVPNALFQTSSRNVSETFPLEVTLDWWSDCYWIIVDLWSMAWLLYAVVGLFKRNVLGPESCCPEIHPPVFYFMWTMINIARMCSMALWDRHCIHGAVILEWILLVLSFYMLYMSYSNLDKHKVWLAINNPSVISWTHYLTQNGLAVFAWWSLLNAVVGLGIVLKYKIDVPDPLISTVVLTIISLCAINWFILQIFLLAKYTRYTFSVYAMLILGLGAMFTRSYRVHDLATNTVYCGFLMLLMTVMNLIHLISACLHTDKSSKPVAMEPSVTFEDCEKVWHTNLRSDDIKKDFCKI; encoded by the exons ATGTCTCCTATCACAGTGAAAAACAGTCACCATGTAGTGATACACGCTGGGAGCATTGCCCTGGCTGTAATTGCTCAGGTGAGCACAGGCATCTTTTTTAACCTGGCACAGGACAGCAATGTTCCGAATG CTCTGTTTCAGACCTCATCCAGGAATGTCTCTGAGACCTTCCCCCTGGAGGTGACTTTGGACTGGTGGTCTGACTGTTACTGGATAATAGTGGACTTGTGGTCTATGGCTTGGCTCCTGTATGCAGTGGTCGGCCTTTTTAAAAG AAATGTCCTCGGCCCTGAGTCTTGCTGTCCGGAAATCCACCCcccagtattttattttatgtggaCCATGATTAACATTGCAAGGATGTGCAGCATGGCCCTGTGGGACCGACA CTGTATACACGGAGCCGTCATACTCGAGTGGATTCTCCTGGTCCTCAGCTTCTACATGCTCTACATGTCCTACTCTAACCTCGACAAGCACAAAGTCTGGCTAGCCATCAACAACCCTTCTGTGATCTCGTGGACACATTACCTG ACCCAGAATGGCTTGGCAGTATTTGCCTGGTGGTCTCTCTTGAATGCTGTGGTCGGTCTTGGCATTGTGCTCAAGTACAAAATAGACGTGCCGGACCCTCTCATCAGCACTGTTGTTCTCACCATCATCTCCTTGTGCGCTATAAACTG GTTCATCTTACAGATCTTCCTGTTAGCCAAGTACACGCGCTACACATTCTCTGTTTACGCTATGCTCATCCTGGGCCTGGGTGCCATGTTCACCAGAAGCTATCGTGTCCATGACCTCGCTACAAACACAGTCTATTGTG GGTTCCTTATGCTCCTTATGACGGTCATGAACTTGATCCATTTGATCTCTGCATGTTTGCACACGGATAAGTCAAGCAAACCTGTTGCCATGGAGCCCTCTGTGACATTTGAGGACTGTGAGAAAGTGTGGCACACAAACCTCAGAAGTGATGACATCAAGAAAGACTTCTGCAAAATCTGA